The region TTATCAATGTTATCGGCAAGCCCACCAGCACCGCCCCAAAATACCATGCCATGTCGACCAGGCAGATTTAAACGATATTCAACTTGTGCTAATAACATTTGTTCATCGCGATAGCGTCCCGAGTTATAACCACGTAACAACCCGCCACCGCCTAACGCCGAAAGTTGATCCCAAGGCACATCCCCCTGGGTAAAACGGCCATGAACTTGCCATGCTAATACATCACCGCTCTCACCTATGCTCAGGTACTCACTATATAATAACGATTGAACATTAAAGTCAGCTTGGCTACCAAACTCTTGACGATACCACTTCGAATCAAGCTCGACAAGACGGCCAGAACTCGGGCTCAGCACGCTATCTCGACTATCATAGTTAACCAATAAGTTAACCCCGACACTACGACTACTCTCCATCAACATACTGCTATCGACTGTCGATTCCAAGCTATCAATATCATCTGCTGAACTATAGTTAAAATCCATGCCAATACCAATAAAGCTTTGCACGGAAATACGTTTGCGTAACGAAGGCGCCAGTGATAATTGCTGATTATCAAATGTCACCTTATTACCGTCCAGTCTATTTTCATCATAACCGCGGCCATAATATACTTCAGGTGCATCTGCGATAACGGCATCAACATAAAACCGTAGGGTATCTTGCTGTAAAAATGTTTTATTTTCAACAGCAACCCCCAGCGCCCCATTAGCAGAAGCAAAACCGTTAATAATTAATGACGATAGCTGGCTCA is a window of Moritella sp. Urea-trap-13 DNA encoding:
- a CDS encoding BamA/TamA family outer membrane protein, with the translated sequence MSRYRAKLKSRLLLSGLFVLTTGLSAFADDGSYIDESNYVDKSASAEQGSWIDGLLENLGADGEYNQDKVIDFSVLPGPFYNPEMSFGVGVSAIGLYQVDKNDQVSQLSSLIINGFASANGALGVAVENKTFLQQDTLRFYVDAVIADAPEVYYGRGYDENRLDGNKVTFDNQQLSLAPSLRKRISVQSFIGIGMDFNYSSADDIDSLESTVDSSMLMESSRSVGVNLLVNYDSRDSVLSPSSGRLVELDSKWYRQEFGSQADFNVQSLLYSEYLSIGESGDVLAWQVHGRFTQGDVPWDQLSALGGGGLLRGYNSGRYRDEQMLLAQVEYRLNLPGRHGMVFWGGAGGLADNIDKLSTDELLPTAGVGYRFEVKPKVNLRLDMGFGNGDSGFYFNVNEAF